From the genome of Poecilia reticulata strain Guanapo unplaced genomic scaffold, Guppy_female_1.0+MT scaffold_600, whole genome shotgun sequence:
GGGTGGACATCCAGGTGTACAGAACCCCTAAAGGgacaatgaaacaaacaaattaactcTTGCACAAGAGTTAATTTTTCCCTCAATGCCCCTTTATTGGCTTTGCATACCTGCACATACCTGTCAAGTATCCGGTTTTTTATCTGGGAAACTACCATATTTTACCCCTCTGTCCCTCAGTTATATTAGTATTTTCCCGTGTATCCCCAAACCCTGCTCTGATGCCAAAATTCCCATCAAGGAACACAACAGACAGGTCAGTGATAAGGTtgtagagaagtttaaagcaggattaaGCTATAAAAATTTCCCTCGATTTGAACAGCTTACAATCCATCATCTGTAAGTGGAATGAGTTTGGCACAACTGTAAATCTACCAAACAAGGCTGGCCATCTGATTTTACAGGATGAACAAGGAGAACCGATCAAACTGGATGAaatgcagagatccacagctctgGTGGAGGAATCTGTATAAAGGACAGCTATTAGTCAcgcaaatgtgtttttttatgaaagagtggtaagaagaaaaccattatttaaaaaaaacccatagtAAATCCCATTTGCAGTTTGACAGAAGCCATGTTGGGAACACAGCAAACAGGTGGAAGAAGGTGCTTTGGTCAGACAAGaccaaaatttactttttggcCAAAATGCTACGGGGCAGAGAACAAACTACCGGtactctgaacacaccatccccactgtcaaatatggtggtggcaCATTACTCACTGAGGGTCACTATTAGTCACTAGTTTTTTGCAAGCCAAAACTATTGGCTTGCAAAACTAAAAGTTAATTAAACAtccaaataaaagttaattcagcatcatgaagacacTGTGATGTTCAAAAGTCTTGTTATTCctcatttctgtttgctgcagtctTTATGATCACATTGAGTTTCAATGACAGTTTGCCATCTTTTACCCATATATTATACAAACTTTTTGATAAGACGCTTGTTCTTTAGAATCTTCTTACTCAGATCTGGTGTGGTGAGCTGTCAGTCAACAATCCTGTGTGGAGGGTGCTGGTCTGCATGGTCTTCTTCCCTCTGATCTACACCAAGTTTCTGGCTTTCAGGTGAGCTATTACTGGCAGTGATTGTATAAATGGAAATTGTGGAAGTTGTGAAGCAttacatttccacattttccacattcatacttgtttttcctttttagacGTGATGAAGACCTGCAGAGAGAAATCGAGCAAAAAGAGGAGATAAAAATTActgtggaggaagaaaaaaagactggggagaaggaggaagagactggggaggaaaagacagaaagctGTATGACGAATAATTTGCAATGCTTGTAAGAGGATAATCTCTGATTGACTCAACATTTGCTGACAGATTTTATACAACACTCTGAgatgtgaagttttttttatatatattagcAGCAATTTTTGATCAGAAGAGTTACATTGATGCAGATGTTTCTGCCCACAGTAAACACCTTGTGGAGCCAGTCTGGTCCAGACTGGAAGGACTGTACTGCTCTCCTCAGGTCAAGTTTTATGGAAACATCGTCTCGTACTTtgccttcctgttcctgtttgcTTACGTCCTGATGATCGACTTCCAGAGAACTCCATCTGGAGTAGAGATGATGCTCTACATCTGGCTGTTCTCTCTGGCATGTGAGGAGATCAGACAGGTGAGATACTGCAACTATAATAAACACTCATTTATAAACATACTCGGACTTCCACACTTAATGGTACTAATGGTAAATATGTGTACAGAgccttaaaacaaatgtatcttTTGTTGCAGTAGCACATTCTCACCCCGAAGATAACAACTTTGGGTACCTTTATTTAGCAAAAGTACTCAAAGACAGCTCAATAAcagtcagtttaaaaaaagtgaaccTGATGTATTTCGTTCAGATGTATAATGACAACTTTTGATATGGGTCACATGGACAGTTGCCCAGGGCATCATTACAAAGGAAACGAGCCAACCCAAATAAAAATGGAACTGATTTATTCTTCAATTGTGCTCTCAGAATTTTCCCCCTCTCCCATGTATAATAGGCATGATGGGCTGCCTGGCTTTTCTCCACCCAAACCCCTGGCTCAGCattgcttgtttatttattttatacaccAGTAAAAGTGATAGCAAAGACAATTTTATAGTGGATGCATAGTAGTGGGCGCCGAGGCTGGGAGTGTGCATTAATCAtgcctttgtgtgtttttctgccttGCATGCTGTCAGTGTCTGGTCTGTACCTCTGAAAGCTATTTATGAACAGATTAAGGggacttttgttccgtttttgttagATCGTTCACACTATAACGTTCTAATTACGATCTgtcccgtttacacgacaacgatttcggggKaaaacggaagagttttgttgcgtttgtagtgtgcatttacacaaaaccaccgaatgttttctctaacaacggcacagatagaaaacgggttccagagtgcgatgtttcCGAAACGTACTGTTttccgttgtcgtgtaaacctagaaaacggatcttttcttccagaatcCCCAGCTCctgcatagtatgacgcaaaacatagctgcttcctgcAATccgcagaagaagaaactactcacaatgctggtgttactgtttccccatcagatacggttccctcagcgtctcttcaccgctccgcaccgcccaggtggcaaaatacacggctgcttgttcagcgctcttatctagagaactacggaccagcCCCAGCTCCAGTCGAGTTTAACAGGGGGGCaccgacttattttggggggacaaaatgaatctacgtagctgaacatagacaacaacatcagtagcctataggctacttgttaacaagcttaacttaatagaaataattttagtctaactgacctaaaagaAGAGAGGCTTTGTCAGGTTTAACGTCAGCCTGTTAGAAAATAACTAATCTAATATTTAAGCTGTGGAGGTTAGCAATCAAATTTAACCTTAATCAGAATAAATATCTTCTGATAATAAAATCCTGACATGTCAGCTTAAATCTccgttttctgtttcagttgttttatgaTCCTGATAATCTAAGGCTTTATGAGAAAGTCAAAGTGTACGTTCAAGAGCTGTGGAACATTTTGGACATCCTCTCCATCCTGCTGTTCTGTATAGGGCTTGTATTCAGGTACCTTCTCTGGCTCTCAAAGAGACATGGAAAGTCTTTCAAGATATCCTATAATCTCTGacttgtacattttttatttctttttttaacatcagGTTGACAACCAAGTTGTTCTACCCAGGTAAAATCATCCTGTGCATCGACTTTGTGGTCTTCTGCCTCCGCCTCATGGCAATCTTCACCATTAGTCAAACACTGGGACCTAAAATCATCATAGTCAAGAAGATGGTGAGGAGTTTGATCTGAATAATAATGAATCTGtgggaaatgtggaaaaaaaaaacagttgaacgCTGCTCTTTATGACACTGATGAACCTGTAGTCGTTAAGCTGGTCTTTGGAGACATCTTCTCAGCAGGACTTTAAAAGTATTAGTGCTTTTTAGTATCTTCCCTTTCGAACTATTTTGTATCTTGTTTTCTAAGTctgattttctaaaaaagaacCTGCGTGAATTAGTTTTTGTCATTAAGATGGAGACATTTATTGGCAACTTGTAATCATTTGGATGTCATTTTGTGCTCCAGATGATGgatattttcttcttcatgtttcTCCTGAGCATCTGGGTCATGGCCTATGGTGTTGCCAAACAAGGCATCCTCATCCAAAATGACAATCGGCTGGACTGGATCATCCGTGGGGCTGTTTACGAGCCGTATCTCATTATATTTGGAAATTTCCCTGAAAACATTGACAGTGAGTGCAGAGTGTGCTGTGTAGTTTTATTATGTGAAGAGAAACCTCAATCTGTGTGCATGTAAGGCTAGGTTTGTTGATGATGCTGCATGTTCtagtttcagtgttttgtctCCTGCAGATGCTGGATTTAATATAAATTCATGCAGCATGAATGGTACGGATCCCATGAAGCCCAAGTGTCCTGTGCTGAACGAAAACCAAATGCCGGCGTTCCCTGAGTGGCTCACCATCATCATGCTCTGTGTTTACTTGCTGTTTGCCAACATATTGCTCCTCAACCTCCTCATAGCCATCTTTAAGTGAGCATCATACTGCTCCTCAACCTCCTCATAGACATCTTTAAGTGAGTCATCGCCACCAGCTTTGGTTTTCCACATAATGAATTTGTTAATCTTTCACCTGCACAGCTACACGTTCCAGGAGATCCATGAGAACACAGATAGGATCTGGAAGTTTCAAAGATATCAGCTGATTAAGGAATACCACAGCCGCCCGTCCCCCCCGCCTCCTTTCATCATTGTCAGTCATATAAAGTTCATGAGGAATTTGGTGCTGTTCAGGGATCCAATCAAACACGAATTCAGTAAGCCCTTCCTTCATTTATGGAAGTGTCATATTTATAAGAGGTGATCAAATCTAAGATGTGTCCATTGGTATTGGCTGCTTCAAGCGGAGCACAAGCTGATTTCAGATGATGGAggatttttagattaattatctaaaaaaacaaattgttgaaGATCTTTCTAAATTTCTTGTTCaaactttggctgcttttttctatttttcatctAGATTTTGTTCCTAATTATGTCATGTTGAGAAGGTTGTGAAAGACAAAAACCCTAAATAAGACAGTAAAGCTAATCATCAGTGtctgaaagtctgaaaaaaatgaaagaccTGACTCAGAACCACACTTCACTTAATCATACACTAGGCAACAAGTTTTCAGCTAAAAGCTCTGggaatcacattttaaaaaaggtcaCTAGTTCTTATCAAGATTTTCTGACTCTTTGGAAAGAAAATAGGACTTAAACAGATTTTGCATGGCGCTGTATCCatttatgtaactttttcaGTCAGTGCTGTCTATTTCTATCCCACATACTCCAATAGGATTCAGATTTCACCAGTAAGTGTTTTTTGTGGAGGTCTATGGAGCCTTGTGGctcagaccaaaacaaaccaaagtgaaaCTGATGGTGATACAAATTAtggcaccttttttttttacagagaaggatttttctgaagaaaaagaagaggaactGTTGTCCTGGGAGGCCTTGATGAAGGACAGACACCTGCTGTCTGCACGGCAGAAGAGCCAGAGCATGGAGGGACGCATCCTGGATACATCTCAAAAGTAAAATCCTGCAGAAAGTTATTCTGTGTTATAGACAAAGCCAAGTTATAAGATGGCTAAATGCATCTATGTGAGCTTGTGAACTAAATCCAAGCAgaatttttacagaaattataTGTAGGGCCATTGCGTGCACTGATagggggcaggtgctcaagttGTCGCTCCTTGTCCGACAAATAGAACTgctggctgatttttttttattgcacctCCTACATGACATTTTACCGAGTGCACTCAAAAAAGGAGggtttttatttacccaaaagTATGAACAAAAAGTTAACATAACAATTAAACAGGCATGCCAATAAAAGAGGTCAACATAAATTACTAAACTCAAGACACAACTGACAAGACAAGAAACTGACCTAACTGAAATGAAACATAAGGGGATTTAAATACTGGTTTAGCTAAACCATGTGGACACAAtaggggaaaacaaaatggctgccatctGACAactaacacaaacaaataaacccACAAAACACCCCCCCAGCATGACACAGGTGGTTCAGTCCAATGAGGCCATCAGCAGAACTTCAGGAACCTCAGCCCTTTGCCACTCCTTTTGTCCACCAGGGAGGGGAGCCAAACACCCAGGTaactcaaacaaagaaaacaatattaatacaaCATAATTGAATTTCGACCTTGCATTGTTAATATGTGTGCACTCCATATAAACATTGGAAGGTTTTTACTTCGAAGGATGTGTTCTTTTCTGAAGTCTTTTATAGTTGACTTTATATCAGTAGAAGTGAATCTGAGATACAAATTTTACAATTGTAGTTTATATACTctaacagaagaaaataaatactttttttctatgatgttgtgtttaattaaaactgtccaaacaaaacaaattagatCAATTTGATGAATTTGAAATAGAATATCAGGAACCTACACCTTTCCTGCCAAGATCTGCTCATGACAAAGAAGAACCCCTATATTTATTAGTCAACACCTGCAGTCTATCATGTGGGCTCCAGGCACATGAAAACCCACGGAAAAATCTACTCGAATCAAGGATGCATTTTAAGTTCATTTAAAGCAATTCTTaggattattaaaatgaaacgTTATAGATTCTGATAAAAGTAGAACATTGACTCATAACCGGCTTCCAAGCTGAACTTTCTGAGAAAATTTTTTAACTTACGTTATCATCTTTTTCCTCTTTACACAATGAGCACCATCTGTTTGTCTTGACTACATCAATTTTATCACAAATTCTCTGGACCAAACAACTGTGTGTGGTTTCAAAGCAGGCTGCTCTGGCACAACAGAACAAGTTATTTTCATAAACCTGAGTGACTTGAGAACATTCTACACCATAAATCAACTATGCCCAGAAATAGAATTACACAATTTTTATAGTAAATGTACCAGTTGAGTGGAACACAAATGTATATGAGCTCACCATAATGAACAAAAGATGCTTGAGAAGTCTTTGCAACTCGTTCTGTTACTACATAAATATAGCTAAGTAGTTAAGTCATCCTTTATCATAAAGTGTAGGTGTGTGCAAAACTCTATGTCACTCCAAACATCCAATTGAAAATACACTTATTTTGTTTGTCACCTGAATTGTTAGCTGCCCTGTCACCGGAACAAGGTTCTATTTGACAGTAGAGGAGAGAAGAGATGCACTCAGCGCTCTTCTCTCTGCGTACGCTGAGAGAGACAATCACAACGTGTGTGTTTGGGGCATGGGGATGAGAGTTTTGTCag
Proteins encoded in this window:
- the LOC103461103 gene encoding transient receptor potential cation channel subfamily M member 2-like, yielding GRKDEAKRRGEAKRDAARDLFLWAVVQNNKELAEIIWDQCRDSMSAALAASKILKKMAEESIDADEAQKMRKLAKHYENHAIGVFNECYKNDEERAQKLLVRISRCWGKTTCLRLALEADDKNFVAQSGVQNLLTQIWCGELSVNNPVWRVLVCMVFFPLIYTKFLAFRRDEDLQREIEQKEEIKITVEEEKKTGEKEEETGEEKTESCMTNNLQCFKHLVEPVWSRLEGLYCSPQVKFYGNIVSYFAFLFLFAYVLMIDFQRTPSGVEMMLYIWLFSLACEEIRQLFYDPDNLRLYEKVKVYVQELWNILDILSILLFCIGLVFRLTTKLFYPGKIILCIDFVVFCLRLMAIFTISQTLGPKIIIVKKMMMDIFFFMFLLSIWVMAYGVAKQGILIQNDNRLDWIIRGAVYEPYLIIFGNFPENIDNAGFNINSCSMNGTDPMKPKCPVLNENQMPAFPEWLTIIMLCVYLLFANILLLNLLIAIFNYTFQEIHENTDRIWKFQRYQLIKEYHSRPSPPPPFIIVSHIKFMRNLVLFRDPIKHEFKKDFSEEKEEELLSWEALMKDRHLLSARQKSQSMEGRILDTSQKVTTLTERLERLEKLEEKDTQSNTALQMSGGSLKSQDDPGKTTQQQIIDKVNALTDRMENLEEQVTNALQRIEDNLKSLGAPAGKNL